In Paenarthrobacter sp. GOM3, a single window of DNA contains:
- a CDS encoding sensor histidine kinase: MSSPSLWETLRGPGPRKWFIGAAFSIVLWAWPTWNLVWSVDEPVSWKVLASASLVAFFAAYAVLPMFSRRRDVRTGLACVAVLLALNGLVILLVGKEALWTWPFLACAIGMTTLPPRVDFGLIMALSGISLASELAEGNPEQAFFQPALILSLGFMMSSFARLIRQTTELRAAQTELADAAVAAERSRVARDMHDILGHSLTVIAVKAELAGRLMEATPDGPARDRAVGEISEVQELARGALADVRATVAGYRGVNVLAELAGARTALESAGIQADLPLTVEQVPAKYRELFGWVLREGVTNVVRHSGAVQCRVRLTASTVLVEDDGVGPGPGVPGSGLAGIRERAATAGGTVSIGASDLGGFRLAVDV, from the coding sequence ATGAGCAGCCCGTCCTTGTGGGAGACACTCCGCGGTCCCGGACCCCGCAAATGGTTCATCGGCGCAGCGTTCTCCATTGTGTTGTGGGCCTGGCCCACCTGGAACCTCGTATGGTCCGTGGACGAGCCCGTGAGTTGGAAGGTTCTGGCCTCGGCGTCGTTGGTGGCGTTCTTTGCGGCATATGCCGTCCTGCCGATGTTCAGCCGACGCCGGGACGTCCGGACGGGTTTGGCGTGCGTCGCTGTGCTTCTGGCGCTCAACGGCCTGGTGATTCTTCTGGTGGGCAAGGAAGCGCTGTGGACCTGGCCATTCCTTGCGTGCGCCATAGGAATGACCACGCTGCCGCCCCGCGTTGACTTCGGCCTGATCATGGCGCTCTCCGGTATTTCCCTGGCCTCGGAGTTGGCTGAGGGAAACCCGGAGCAGGCATTCTTCCAGCCGGCGCTCATCTTGTCCCTCGGATTCATGATGTCCTCCTTCGCGCGGCTGATCCGCCAAACAACGGAGCTCCGGGCCGCCCAAACAGAACTGGCAGACGCCGCAGTGGCAGCCGAACGCAGCCGGGTGGCCCGGGACATGCACGACATCCTGGGACATTCCCTGACCGTCATAGCCGTCAAAGCGGAGTTGGCAGGCCGCCTGATGGAGGCAACCCCCGACGGCCCGGCCAGGGACAGGGCAGTGGGGGAGATCAGTGAGGTTCAGGAGCTGGCCCGTGGTGCGCTCGCCGACGTCCGGGCTACGGTGGCCGGCTATCGCGGGGTCAATGTCCTTGCCGAGCTTGCGGGAGCGAGGACGGCTTTGGAATCGGCCGGTATCCAAGCCGACCTTCCCTTGACAGTGGAGCAGGTGCCGGCGAAGTACCGGGAACTGTTCGGCTGGGTGCTGCGGGAAGGCGTCACGAACGTTGTGCGGCATTCAGGCGCCGTCCAGTGCCGGGTCCGGTTGACGGCGTCGACCGTTCTGGTGGAGGACGACGGCGTGGGGCCGGGGCCGGGCGTACCCGGCAGCGGGCTGGCCGGGATCCGGGAACGGGCGGCCACCGCCGGCGGAACGGTAAGTATTGGTGCGAGCGACCTGGGAGGGTTCAGATTGGCTGTAGACGTATGA
- a CDS encoding deoxyguanosinetriphosphate triphosphohydrolase produces the protein MGTEAMIGHNGTAHDYVQAIPGYVDADSARWVEEPRKSNYRSDFERDRARVLHSSALRRLGAKTQVVAPDTDDFVRTRLTHSLEVAQVGRELGRSLGCDPDVVDTACLSHDLGHPPFGHNGESALNEVAHTIGGFEGNAQTLRLLTRLEPKVLSEDGRPAGLNLTRASLDAASKYPWSAVDAPVIHGHRTSKFGAYEDDLPVFEWLREGAPGNRSCIEAQVMDLADDISYSVHDVEDAIVAGHFQLKWMENPDHRARVVGYTKQWYLPHHDPAEIDAALGRLEATKVWVREADGSRKSMAALKDMTSQLIGRFCQSAMETTRGHFGPANLTRYDAELMVPDETVAEIAVLKGLATTFVISTDHRQPVYERQREVLHALVGVLNATGDRHLEPMFASDWRDAVDDGARLRVVIDQVASLTDASALAMYERLVGSLPSLW, from the coding sequence ATGGGAACCGAAGCGATGATTGGCCACAACGGAACCGCACACGATTACGTGCAGGCAATTCCCGGCTACGTCGACGCTGATTCCGCGCGTTGGGTCGAAGAACCCCGCAAGAGCAACTACCGCTCGGACTTCGAACGGGACCGGGCCAGGGTCCTGCATTCCTCGGCCCTGCGCAGGCTTGGCGCGAAGACCCAGGTAGTGGCTCCTGACACTGACGACTTTGTGCGTACCAGGCTAACGCACAGCCTCGAAGTAGCCCAGGTAGGCCGTGAGCTTGGGCGCTCCCTGGGCTGCGATCCCGATGTCGTGGACACCGCGTGCCTCAGCCACGACCTCGGCCACCCGCCCTTCGGCCATAATGGCGAGTCCGCGCTCAATGAAGTGGCGCACACCATCGGTGGGTTTGAAGGCAATGCGCAGACCTTGCGGTTGCTGACCCGCTTGGAGCCCAAGGTGCTGTCTGAGGACGGCCGCCCGGCGGGGCTGAACCTCACCCGGGCCAGCCTGGATGCTGCATCCAAATACCCGTGGTCAGCCGTGGACGCCCCCGTCATCCACGGACACCGCACCAGCAAATTTGGTGCCTACGAGGACGACCTCCCCGTGTTCGAGTGGCTGCGCGAAGGTGCGCCCGGAAACCGTTCCTGCATCGAAGCGCAGGTCATGGACCTCGCGGATGACATCTCCTACTCGGTCCACGACGTGGAGGACGCGATCGTTGCCGGCCACTTCCAGTTGAAATGGATGGAGAACCCCGACCACCGTGCACGGGTGGTGGGCTACACCAAGCAGTGGTACCTGCCGCACCACGATCCCGCGGAGATCGACGCTGCCCTGGGCCGGCTCGAAGCCACCAAGGTGTGGGTCCGTGAAGCCGACGGCAGCCGGAAGTCCATGGCCGCGCTGAAGGACATGACCAGCCAGCTGATTGGCCGGTTCTGCCAGAGCGCCATGGAGACCACCCGGGGACATTTTGGGCCCGCCAACCTGACCAGGTATGACGCCGAACTCATGGTCCCTGACGAAACAGTCGCGGAGATCGCAGTCCTCAAAGGCCTGGCCACCACTTTCGTCATTTCCACGGACCACCGCCAGCCGGTGTACGAGCGTCAACGGGAAGTACTGCACGCGCTGGTGGGCGTCCTGAACGCGACCGGCGACCGGCACCTGGAGCCGATGTTCGCGTCCGACTGGCGTGACGCCGTCGACGACGGTGCCCGGCTGCGCG
- a CDS encoding YibE/F family protein, translating into MGHSHSHGHPEGSEPTPQAVASRKRANWLLAAVLVPLGVLTLVAMLLMWPSGSREGINFSSPYQAAPGVTFDTGKIQSVVVESCTQTGQQSTSQPDTSQPTTGQNQAGGSQCTFAFTVPDKGGEAVKVVINPDVAMSHGVDVGDSIRYLNLSGVQGNSAGSGAPSYVFVDFVRNIPIAALAVLYAVVVIAVARWRGFRALLGLVGAYFVLVSFILPGLVEGKPPLLLALVGSTVIMIGVLYFAHGFSARTSTALLGTIFGLAITALLAAWATDAANLAGVGNHDASTLVNMSPQISISGIILCGLIISGLGVLNDVTITQSSAVWELYELAPNTSARKLFSSAMRIGRDHIASTVYTIAFAYAGAALPILIIVMLYDRPLAEALTSAELSEEVIRTLVGSIGLVLAIPVTTLIAVLVVKATGMKRLAAAGGPAVSADDLEDTGALAAAAVVVGAGQDGTNDAGVRQSANPEPAAGIRPARPGSRRAQREAERRSSD; encoded by the coding sequence ATGGGCCACAGTCACTCCCACGGTCATCCGGAGGGTTCGGAACCAACCCCGCAGGCGGTCGCTTCCCGTAAAAGGGCCAATTGGCTGCTGGCGGCAGTCCTGGTTCCCCTGGGCGTGCTCACCCTTGTGGCGATGTTGCTCATGTGGCCCTCAGGCAGCCGGGAAGGGATCAACTTTTCAAGTCCCTACCAGGCTGCCCCGGGGGTTACGTTCGACACCGGCAAAATACAAAGTGTCGTGGTGGAAAGCTGCACCCAGACGGGTCAGCAGAGCACCAGCCAGCCAGACACGAGCCAGCCCACCACAGGCCAGAACCAGGCCGGCGGCTCACAGTGCACCTTCGCCTTCACCGTGCCGGACAAAGGCGGGGAGGCAGTCAAAGTGGTCATCAACCCCGATGTGGCGATGTCCCATGGCGTAGACGTTGGTGACTCCATCCGGTACCTGAATCTCTCCGGCGTGCAGGGCAACAGCGCGGGCAGCGGGGCGCCGTCGTACGTCTTCGTCGACTTTGTGCGCAACATCCCCATTGCGGCCCTGGCAGTGTTGTACGCCGTCGTGGTGATTGCGGTGGCCCGGTGGCGCGGCTTCCGCGCGCTCCTGGGCCTGGTGGGAGCCTACTTCGTCCTGGTCAGTTTCATCCTGCCCGGTCTGGTGGAGGGCAAGCCGCCACTCTTGCTGGCATTGGTAGGGTCCACAGTGATCATGATCGGCGTCCTCTACTTTGCCCACGGATTCTCTGCGAGAACGTCCACGGCGTTGCTGGGAACCATTTTTGGGCTTGCCATCACGGCGCTTCTGGCGGCGTGGGCCACTGACGCAGCAAACCTGGCCGGTGTGGGCAACCACGATGCTTCCACGCTGGTCAACATGTCACCGCAGATATCCATTTCAGGGATCATCCTCTGCGGCCTCATCATTTCCGGCCTGGGCGTCCTCAACGACGTCACCATCACCCAATCGTCGGCGGTGTGGGAGCTGTACGAGCTCGCACCGAACACCAGCGCCCGGAAGTTGTTTTCTTCTGCCATGAGGATTGGGCGGGACCATATCGCCTCCACGGTATACACCATCGCGTTTGCCTACGCAGGTGCGGCACTTCCCATCCTGATCATTGTGATGCTGTACGACCGCCCCTTGGCAGAGGCCCTCACCAGCGCCGAATTGTCGGAGGAAGTCATCCGCACCCTGGTGGGTTCCATCGGGTTGGTCCTCGCGATCCCGGTCACTACCCTCATCGCCGTCCTGGTGGTCAAGGCCACCGGCATGAAGCGCCTTGCCGCCGCCGGCGGACCGGCCGTGAGTGCCGACGACCTTGAGGATACCGGCGCGCTGGCCGCGGCCGCCGTCGTCGTGGGTGCCGGGCAGGACGGAACGAACGACGCCGGTGTCCGGCAAAGTGCCAACCCTGAACCGGCCGCCGGGATCAGGCCGGCCCGGCCAGGGAGTCGTCGGGCCCAGCGCGAAGCGGAGCGCCGGAGCAGCGATTGA
- a CDS encoding response regulator transcription factor: MTIRLVIADDQALVRGALAALLGLEADIEVVAELGDGTGVVAAVVEHAADVAMLDVEMPGLDGISAAAAVRRAAPSCHVLMVTTFGRPGYLRRAMQAGASGFVVKDTPARQLAEAVRRVHHGLRVVDPSLAAESLMSGDSPLTEREAEVLKAASDGGTVADISKAAMLSEGTVRNYLSAAMAKTGGRTRAEAVRLAHENGWLL; encoded by the coding sequence ATGACCATCCGGTTAGTGATCGCGGACGACCAGGCCTTGGTCCGGGGTGCCCTCGCTGCCTTGTTGGGGCTTGAAGCGGACATCGAAGTAGTGGCTGAGCTGGGGGATGGGACCGGTGTTGTTGCGGCCGTGGTGGAGCATGCGGCTGACGTGGCCATGCTGGATGTCGAAATGCCCGGCCTGGATGGTATTTCCGCGGCGGCCGCCGTTCGCCGAGCGGCGCCGTCGTGCCATGTCCTGATGGTCACGACGTTTGGCAGGCCGGGATATCTCAGGAGGGCCATGCAGGCCGGTGCGTCAGGGTTCGTGGTCAAGGACACCCCGGCACGCCAGCTGGCCGAGGCCGTTCGGCGGGTGCACCACGGACTGCGGGTGGTGGACCCCTCGCTCGCAGCTGAGTCGTTGATGTCAGGAGACAGTCCGTTGACCGAACGTGAGGCGGAGGTGCTGAAGGCGGCGTCCGACGGCGGCACGGTGGCGGACATTTCCAAGGCCGCGATGCTTTCCGAAGGCACCGTCCGGAACTACCTCTCGGCGGCCATGGCCAAGACCGGTGGGCGGACGCGGGCCGAAGCCGTACGGTTGGCCCACGAGAACGGGTGGCTTCTGTGA
- a CDS encoding ABC transporter ATP-binding protein, translated as MTTPGVPAVRAAGLHKRFGKVQAVRGLDLTVEQGEVVAFLGPNGAGKTTTIDMILGLSTPDAGEVSIFGHAPRGAIARGQVAAVMQTGGLLRDISVRETVQLTAAMFDSARPVDEVLTRAGILDIADRRVEKCSGGQQQRLRFAMALVSDPGLLILDEPTTGMDVAGRRDFWSAIRADASKGRTVIFATHYLEEADAYADRIVLVRQGTVVADGTAAQIKNLASGRTVRASLPPSDRALLAGLPAADHVEFDGGRVTVRSADSDSVVRFLLTNTGAHDLEVVANNLEEAFVALTADEAGPVTATTAPTAMEGNRT; from the coding sequence ATGACAACACCCGGAGTGCCGGCCGTTCGCGCCGCCGGACTGCATAAGAGATTTGGCAAGGTCCAGGCGGTACGCGGCCTGGACCTCACCGTGGAGCAAGGGGAAGTGGTGGCGTTCCTTGGGCCGAACGGGGCCGGCAAGACCACCACCATCGACATGATCCTGGGCCTCAGCACGCCGGATGCCGGCGAGGTTTCCATCTTCGGGCACGCGCCCAGGGGAGCCATAGCCCGCGGGCAGGTAGCGGCCGTCATGCAGACCGGAGGCCTGCTGCGGGACATCAGCGTCAGGGAAACAGTGCAGCTAACGGCGGCCATGTTCGATTCGGCCCGCCCTGTGGACGAGGTCCTGACCCGCGCCGGAATCCTGGACATCGCCGATCGCCGGGTTGAAAAGTGCTCCGGCGGGCAACAGCAACGACTCCGCTTCGCCATGGCGCTGGTCTCGGACCCCGGACTGCTGATCCTGGATGAGCCGACCACGGGAATGGACGTCGCCGGACGCCGCGACTTCTGGTCCGCCATCCGCGCCGACGCATCGAAGGGGCGCACCGTTATTTTCGCTACCCATTACCTGGAAGAAGCCGACGCCTACGCAGACCGGATCGTGCTGGTGCGCCAGGGGACAGTGGTTGCCGACGGCACCGCAGCCCAGATCAAGAACCTGGCTTCCGGAAGGACCGTCCGGGCGTCACTTCCCCCGAGTGACCGCGCACTGCTGGCCGGATTGCCTGCGGCCGACCACGTGGAGTTCGACGGCGGTCGCGTCACCGTCCGCTCTGCCGACTCGGATTCCGTGGTCCGTTTCCTGCTCACCAACACCGGCGCTCATGATCTTGAGGTCGTTGCGAACAACCTTGAGGAAGCTTTCGTGGCCCTCACCGCGGACGAGGCCGGGCCGGTCACGGCCACCACGGCCCCCACGGCCATGGAAGGGAACCGGACATGA
- a CDS encoding FAD-binding oxidoreductase: MNKIALDGLREQLRGQLVTPEDPDYDAARAVFNAMADKRPAGVIRVAQVSDVIAGVNFARDNSMPLAIRGGGHSAPGFGTGDDALVLDFVNRTGVRVDPQNSRARAEAGTTWADFNHATHAFGLATTGGIVGSTGVAGLTLGGGIGYLTRKYGLSCDNLVSADVVTADGKFLVASDEQNEDLFWAIRGGGGNFGVVTSLEFELHPVDMVHAGIIIYGAENIPAVARFYRDYIASAPEEFGAFLGFHQGPPVPFLPEEWHGKAVCVVVGMWTGDPAEGDARWQPFLEAAPVAGSMVGPMPYPALNVAFDGLNPKGMQGYWKANFLRELNDGAIAAHAQFGATVTSMNTAVHVYPIDGAVSRVAVEDTAFAHRDMKFSPVIATQWPDPADNEANIAWARGYAAALAPHSEAGGYINFMDSEDQNRVADNYGPNWEKLVAVKAKYDPDNLFRVNQNIPPR; this comes from the coding sequence ATGAACAAGATCGCCCTCGACGGGCTGCGGGAACAGTTGCGCGGGCAACTCGTCACTCCTGAAGATCCTGACTACGACGCAGCACGCGCCGTTTTCAACGCGATGGCGGACAAGCGTCCTGCCGGTGTCATCCGTGTAGCGCAGGTCTCCGACGTCATCGCCGGCGTGAACTTCGCCCGCGACAACTCCATGCCCTTGGCCATCAGGGGCGGTGGGCACAGCGCTCCTGGATTCGGGACGGGGGACGACGCACTGGTGCTGGACTTCGTTAATCGCACCGGTGTCAGGGTGGATCCCCAAAATTCCAGGGCCCGGGCCGAAGCCGGAACCACCTGGGCCGACTTCAACCACGCCACGCACGCTTTCGGGCTTGCGACCACCGGAGGAATCGTTGGATCCACTGGCGTGGCGGGCCTGACCTTGGGCGGCGGGATCGGGTACCTCACCAGGAAGTACGGACTGTCCTGCGACAACCTTGTCTCGGCAGATGTCGTGACGGCAGACGGCAAGTTCCTGGTCGCCAGCGACGAACAGAATGAAGACCTGTTTTGGGCGATCCGGGGCGGTGGAGGCAACTTTGGGGTGGTGACATCCTTGGAGTTCGAACTCCATCCCGTGGATATGGTCCATGCGGGAATCATCATTTACGGCGCTGAGAACATCCCTGCCGTCGCCCGGTTCTACCGTGACTACATAGCCTCGGCGCCTGAAGAGTTCGGTGCGTTCTTGGGCTTCCACCAAGGACCGCCCGTGCCTTTCCTCCCCGAAGAGTGGCACGGCAAGGCAGTGTGCGTGGTGGTGGGAATGTGGACGGGAGACCCCGCTGAAGGGGACGCACGCTGGCAGCCGTTCCTGGAGGCCGCACCGGTGGCGGGATCCATGGTGGGGCCTATGCCATATCCGGCACTGAACGTCGCCTTTGACGGACTCAACCCAAAGGGCATGCAGGGCTATTGGAAGGCCAACTTCCTGCGCGAACTCAACGACGGCGCCATCGCTGCCCACGCCCAGTTCGGGGCCACCGTGACCAGCATGAACACCGCCGTCCACGTCTATCCCATCGATGGCGCCGTGTCCCGGGTAGCCGTAGAGGACACAGCCTTCGCCCACCGCGACATGAAGTTCTCTCCGGTCATCGCGACCCAATGGCCCGATCCTGCTGATAACGAAGCCAACATCGCCTGGGCCCGCGGGTACGCGGCCGCGTTGGCACCACACTCGGAAGCCGGTGGCTACATCAACTTCATGGACTCGGAAGACCAAAACCGGGTCGCGGACAACTACGGACCCAACTGGGAGAAGCTGGTAGCGGTCAAAGCCAAGTACGATCCCGACAACCTCTTCCGCGTCAACCAGAACATCCCGCCACGCTGA
- a CDS encoding ABC transporter permease — translation MSQETAMQDRRPSAGGVNTTFLWIEIKRMLRNRRTIMFTVLMPAIFFFIFGLSNKNQQLPNGHSYGQYILISLTVYAAMTAATGAGSQVAVERAQGWSRQLRLTPLLPGAYIAVKAAAALTLSLVAVIAQFVIGALAGVTMDAQTWLTAGLVAWVGSLVFAALGLFVGYLMPSQNVMQILGPALAILAMLGGLFMPIEIMGETFGAIAKFTPAYGIGQLARSPITGEFDALWIVNVLVWLAIFVGGAAMAFRRDTNRV, via the coding sequence ATGAGCCAGGAAACAGCAATGCAGGACCGCAGGCCCTCCGCGGGCGGCGTCAACACCACATTCCTCTGGATTGAGATCAAGAGGATGCTCCGCAACCGGCGGACCATCATGTTCACGGTACTCATGCCGGCGATCTTCTTTTTCATCTTCGGCCTGTCCAACAAGAACCAGCAATTGCCCAACGGACACAGCTACGGGCAGTACATCCTGATCAGCCTCACCGTCTATGCGGCCATGACAGCAGCAACAGGTGCGGGCAGCCAGGTGGCTGTGGAACGCGCCCAGGGCTGGAGCAGGCAGTTGCGCCTCACGCCCCTGTTGCCCGGTGCGTACATTGCCGTCAAGGCCGCCGCCGCGCTGACTCTCTCTTTGGTGGCTGTGATCGCCCAGTTCGTGATCGGTGCCCTCGCCGGGGTGACCATGGACGCCCAGACATGGCTGACTGCCGGACTGGTGGCCTGGGTGGGTTCCCTGGTGTTCGCAGCCCTGGGTCTTTTCGTGGGATACCTCATGCCAAGCCAGAACGTCATGCAGATCCTGGGCCCGGCACTGGCGATCCTGGCCATGCTCGGAGGGCTCTTCATGCCGATTGAGATCATGGGCGAAACGTTTGGTGCCATCGCCAAATTCACGCCGGCCTACGGGATCGGACAGCTGGCACGAAGCCCCATCACCGGGGAGTTCGATGCCCTGTGGATCGTGAATGTCCTGGTCTGGCTGGCGATTTTCGTGGGCGGGGCCGCCATGGCCTTCCGTCGCGACACCAACCGTGTCTGA
- the dusB gene encoding tRNA dihydrouridine synthase DusB, protein MTVVATPPAPKLELPPLKLGGITVDTPVILAPMAGITNSAFRRLCREYGGGMYVAEMVTSRALVERTPESLRIISHDDDEKVRSVQLYGVDPVTVGAAVRMLVEEDRADHIDLNFGCPVPKVTRRGGGSALPWKIDLFTSIVNTAVKEASKGGIPLTIKMRKGIDEDHLTYLDAGRIARDAGVAAVALHGRTAAQFYSGQADWSAIARLREALPDIPVLGNGDIWSAEDAVRMVRETGVDGVVVGRGCQGRPWLFGDLQAAFEGSDQRHRPGLREVAEGVYRHAELMVETFGNDEYKALREIRKHMAWYFKGYVVGSELRTKLATVPTLEVLRGYLDELDMDSPYPGVDSEGPRGRAGSPKKPALPKDWLESRQLNAEQSADISAAELDVSGG, encoded by the coding sequence GTGACTGTAGTAGCAACGCCCCCCGCACCGAAGCTCGAGCTCCCGCCTTTGAAGCTCGGCGGGATCACCGTGGACACCCCGGTGATCCTTGCCCCGATGGCCGGAATCACCAACTCAGCCTTCCGCAGGCTCTGCCGTGAATACGGCGGCGGCATGTATGTGGCCGAGATGGTGACCTCGCGTGCCCTGGTGGAGCGGACGCCGGAATCGTTGCGCATCATCTCGCACGACGACGACGAAAAAGTCCGCTCAGTGCAGCTCTACGGCGTGGACCCGGTAACAGTGGGCGCCGCAGTGCGGATGCTGGTCGAGGAAGACCGCGCCGATCACATCGACCTCAACTTCGGCTGCCCGGTGCCCAAGGTGACCCGCCGCGGTGGCGGGTCCGCGCTGCCGTGGAAAATCGACCTCTTCACGTCCATCGTCAACACAGCGGTCAAGGAAGCGTCCAAAGGCGGCATTCCGCTGACCATCAAAATGCGCAAGGGCATCGACGAGGACCACCTGACCTACCTCGACGCCGGCCGCATCGCCCGTGACGCGGGCGTGGCCGCCGTCGCCCTTCACGGTCGGACAGCCGCGCAGTTCTACTCCGGCCAGGCCGACTGGTCCGCCATCGCCCGCCTCCGTGAAGCCCTGCCCGATATCCCGGTGCTGGGCAACGGGGATATCTGGTCGGCCGAGGACGCAGTGCGCATGGTCCGTGAAACCGGTGTGGACGGCGTAGTGGTGGGCCGTGGATGCCAGGGCCGCCCTTGGCTGTTCGGAGACCTCCAGGCAGCGTTCGAGGGCAGCGACCAAAGGCACCGCCCCGGACTCCGGGAAGTGGCTGAGGGCGTCTATCGCCACGCCGAGCTGATGGTTGAGACGTTCGGTAACGACGAATACAAGGCGCTGCGCGAGATCCGCAAGCACATGGCCTGGTACTTCAAGGGATATGTGGTGGGCAGCGAACTGCGCACTAAACTCGCCACCGTCCCCACCCTGGAAGTCCTCCGCGGATACCTTGACGAACTGGACATGGACTCGCCCTACCCGGGCGTCGATTCCGAGGGCCCCCGAGGCCGGGCCGGCTCGCCCAAGAAGCCTGCCTTGCCCAAGGATTGGCTGGAAAGCCGTCAGCTGAACGCTGAACAGAGCGCCGATATCTCGGCCGCGGAGCTGGACGTGTCGGGCGGCTAG